One window of Aliarcobacter lanthieri genomic DNA carries:
- a CDS encoding YqaA family protein, producing MTYLILFFSAFLSATLLPLGSEALLIYNILEGYNLFLLLFFATLGNSLGSVLNYYLGLKGEEYLVKKKFVNEKYINLSKKYFDKYGVICILFAWLPIIGDPITFVAGILRYNFKLFLALVVISKLGRYLFIALMV from the coding sequence ATGACATATTTAATACTATTTTTTTCAGCATTTTTGTCTGCAACTTTGCTTCCACTTGGAAGTGAAGCTTTACTAATTTATAATATTTTAGAAGGATATAATCTTTTTTTACTTTTGTTCTTTGCTACTTTAGGAAATAGTTTAGGTTCAGTTTTAAACTACTATTTGGGTTTAAAAGGTGAGGAGTATCTAGTAAAGAAAAAGTTTGTAAATGAAAAATATATAAATCTTAGTAAAAAATATTTTGATAAATATGGAGTAATTTGTATACTTTTTGCATGGTTACCAATCATAGGTGATCCCATTACTTTTGTAGCTGGAATTTTAAGATATAACTTTAAACTCTTTTTAGCTTTAGTAGTAATATCAAAGCTAGGAAGATACCTATTTATAGCTTTGATGGTTTAA
- a CDS encoding ABC transporter substrate-binding protein, with amino-acid sequence MFKIVFLILSLFFYTNASTYKDMFEQNIEIKKVDKIYASSPIILYSLYAIDKSKIAGLNFPFNDIEARYIDESIKNLPIIGGWFGKGNTPNSEMILKINPDVILLSEISKGQNEKKVRDSLGNINIPFFYIKSSSLEDIINSFSYLGKLTSNEKRAKELEDYANKVLNEAKEVSTKVIKKPKVYYAQGNNGLETECDSSVRSELISYAGGENVHKCQNLNTYGKQAINFEKILSYNPEVILVYEKEFYKKIYNDPKWQFIDAVKNKRVYFLPKGPFSWFDRPPSFMKILGLKWLLHILHNDIYQIDINKDAKEFYSLFLGLELSDIELNHIMGKDIE; translated from the coding sequence ATGTTTAAAATAGTTTTTTTAATTTTATCTTTATTTTTCTATACAAATGCAAGTACATATAAAGATATGTTTGAACAAAATATAGAGATAAAAAAAGTAGATAAAATTTATGCTTCATCACCTATAATTTTATATTCACTTTATGCTATTGATAAAAGTAAGATTGCTGGATTAAATTTTCCTTTTAATGATATAGAAGCAAGATATATTGATGAAAGCATAAAAAATCTTCCTATTATTGGGGGTTGGTTTGGAAAAGGGAATACCCCAAATAGTGAGATGATTTTAAAGATAAATCCTGATGTAATATTACTTTCTGAGATTTCAAAAGGTCAAAATGAAAAGAAAGTAAGAGACAGTTTAGGAAATATTAATATTCCATTTTTCTACATAAAATCTTCATCTTTAGAAGATATTATAAACTCATTTTCATATTTAGGAAAATTAACATCTAATGAAAAAAGAGCAAAAGAGTTAGAAGATTATGCAAATAAAGTTTTAAATGAAGCAAAAGAAGTATCAACAAAAGTTATAAAAAAACCAAAAGTATATTATGCACAAGGAAACAATGGACTTGAAACAGAATGTGATAGTTCTGTAAGATCTGAACTTATATCATATGCAGGTGGAGAAAATGTACATAAATGTCAAAATTTAAACACTTATGGAAAACAAGCTATAAATTTTGAAAAAATTTTATCATACAATCCAGAAGTTATATTAGTTTATGAAAAAGAGTTTTATAAAAAGATTTACAATGATCCAAAATGGCAATTTATAGATGCCGTAAAAAACAAAAGGGTATATTTTTTACCAAAAGGACCATTTTCTTGGTTTGATAGACCACCATCTTTTATGAAAATATTAGGTCTTAAGTGGTTACTTCATATCTTACATAATGATATTTATCAAATTGATATAAATAAAGATGCAAAAGAGTTTTATTCACTATTTTTAGGTTTAGAGTTAAGCGATATTGAATTAAATCATATTATGGGAAAAGATATTGAATAA
- a CDS encoding molybdopterin-dependent oxidoreductase — MKKIFLVLLVSLSLFANENYKVSLSVEVSGLVLNKLSLNVEELEKMSYFKSGSTPVICMSGETKDNVENYEGVLLKDILDKAVVDITSKKDFNKIYIKVIASDGYDAIFSYNEVFNTKLGDNIIVFYKKNGEYLKDYQGKIALISIDDIRNGPRHIKWLEKIIVGKI, encoded by the coding sequence ATGAAAAAAATATTTTTAGTTTTACTAGTTTCGTTATCGCTATTTGCAAATGAAAATTACAAAGTATCATTAAGCGTTGAAGTTTCTGGTTTAGTTTTAAATAAACTATCATTAAATGTAGAAGAGCTTGAAAAAATGAGTTATTTTAAAAGTGGTTCAACTCCTGTTATTTGTATGAGTGGAGAAACAAAAGACAATGTAGAAAACTATGAAGGTGTTTTGCTAAAAGATATTTTAGATAAAGCTGTTGTTGATATAACTAGCAAAAAAGATTTTAATAAAATATATATTAAAGTTATTGCAAGTGATGGCTATGATGCAATTTTCTCATATAATGAAGTTTTTAATACAAAACTAGGAGATAATATAATAGTTTTTTATAAGAAAAATGGCGAATATCTTAAAGATTATCAAGGCAAAATCGCACTAATAAGTATTGATGATATAAGAAATGGCCCAAGACATATAAAATGGCTTGAGAAAATAATTGTTGGTAAAATCTAA
- a CDS encoding ABC transporter ATP-binding protein, with protein MLLIDAKNISFSYQNKEVLNNINFELHQGDILSLIGKNGCGKTTLLKILLGIYKSSGNIKILSKNINEYKNKELAKLISYVPQTHQIPFDYTVFDVVLMGRLAYTNLFSNYSKNDIEITIKNLEKVGILHLKDKIYSQISGGERQLAFIARALTQNAKIIFMDEPVTGLDYGNQLKLLKFLKELSKEGYTFVKTTHYPDHALYASNKVMMLKDGIVLDYGLVDDKLTVENINQLYDVNVEIIKRANGYKFCIPKI; from the coding sequence ATGCTATTAATTGATGCAAAAAATATATCTTTTTCATATCAAAATAAAGAAGTGTTAAATAATATAAATTTTGAACTTCATCAAGGAGATATTTTATCTCTTATAGGAAAGAATGGTTGTGGTAAAACAACTTTATTAAAAATACTTTTAGGAATTTATAAAAGTTCTGGAAATATAAAAATATTATCAAAAAATATAAATGAGTACAAAAATAAAGAGTTAGCAAAACTTATATCTTATGTTCCACAAACACATCAAATACCTTTTGATTATACAGTTTTTGATGTAGTTTTAATGGGAAGATTGGCTTATACTAATCTATTTTCAAACTATTCAAAAAATGATATTGAAATAACTATAAAAAACTTAGAAAAAGTTGGCATTTTACACTTAAAAGATAAAATCTATTCACAAATTAGTGGAGGAGAAAGACAGTTAGCATTTATTGCTCGTGCCTTAACACAAAATGCAAAAATCATATTTATGGACGAACCTGTAACTGGATTAGATTATGGAAACCAATTAAAACTTTTGAAGTTTTTAAAAGAGTTATCAAAGGAGGGATATACTTTTGTAAAAACTACTCACTATCCAGATCATGCTTTATATGCTTCAAATAAAGTTATGATGTTAAAAGATGGAATAGTTTTAGATTATGGGCTAGTTGATGATAAACTTACAGTTGAGAATATAAACCAACTTTATGATGTAAATGTTGAAATAATTAAAAGAGCTAATGGTTACAAATTCTGTATACCAAAAATTTAA
- the dnaN gene encoding DNA polymerase III subunit beta, with amino-acid sequence MKLVINKSAFENVVSSMQPFLEKKDSSAITSHIYLETQNSNLIIKATDYEIGLETTIENVTEAIDGKTTVNGSNLLGIIKRLKNEDILLEKSSNNLVIKQGKSTFKLPTYDANEFPTINKYENLKDLSITTINFINAIKKISPAIDNNNPKFELNGALLDIKSQKINFVSTDTRRLALSYLENMANEEAQLIIPKKAIIEIQKLFLDNAKISYDNTNLVIANENTKFFTKLINGKFPDYERIIPQTLKNTLYIPKNIFVESIKLVTSLFSNIKITFKQNSIIFESLDEDSVANTQVDIELNIPNDFYLAVNAKYLLDFLSMTNSEKIKIGFNESNLPFYLEDNKFITVVMPIVLEK; translated from the coding sequence ATGAAGTTGGTAATAAACAAATCCGCTTTTGAAAATGTTGTAAGTTCAATGCAACCATTTCTAGAAAAAAAAGATTCTAGTGCAATAACATCACATATATATTTAGAAACACAAAATAGCAATTTGATAATAAAAGCAACTGATTATGAAATAGGTTTAGAAACTACAATAGAAAATGTAACTGAAGCTATAGATGGAAAAACAACAGTAAATGGTTCTAATTTATTAGGAATTATAAAAAGATTAAAAAATGAAGATATTTTATTAGAAAAATCTTCAAATAATTTAGTTATAAAACAAGGTAAATCAACTTTTAAACTTCCAACATATGATGCAAATGAATTTCCAACTATAAATAAATATGAAAATTTAAAAGATTTGTCTATTACAACTATAAATTTCATAAATGCTATTAAAAAAATATCTCCAGCAATAGATAATAATAATCCTAAATTTGAACTAAATGGAGCATTATTAGATATAAAAAGTCAAAAAATAAATTTTGTATCAACAGATACTAGAAGACTTGCTTTATCATACTTAGAAAATATGGCAAATGAAGAAGCACAATTAATTATTCCTAAAAAAGCTATTATTGAAATACAAAAACTATTTTTAGATAATGCAAAAATCTCTTATGATAATACAAATTTAGTAATTGCAAATGAAAATACAAAATTTTTCACAAAACTTATAAATGGAAAATTTCCAGATTATGAAAGAATTATTCCTCAAACTTTAAAAAATACTTTATATATTCCAAAAAATATATTTGTAGAGTCTATAAAACTTGTAACTTCACTATTTTCAAATATTAAAATTACATTTAAACAGAACTCAATTATCTTTGAGTCTTTAGATGAGGATAGTGTTGCAAATACTCAAGTTGATATAGAGCTAAATATTCCAAATGATTTTTATTTAGCTGTTAATGCAAAGTATTTACTTGATTTTTTAAGTATGACAAATAGTGAAAAAATTAAAATTGGATTTAATGAATCAAATTTACCATTTTACTTAGAAGATAATAAATTCATTACAGTTGTAATGCCAATAGTTTTAGAAAAATAA
- the gyrB gene encoding DNA topoisomerase (ATP-hydrolyzing) subunit B has protein sequence MSEYGASNIKVLKGLEAVRKRPGMYIGDTNVNGLHHLIYEVVDNSIDEAMAGFCRNIKITLTKDGWARIEDDGRGIPTAIHPTEGISAATVALTVLHAGGKFDKDTYKVSGGLHGVGVSVVNALSKHLKMTIYREGKIHYQEFREGIPQGTLEIIGDSPRKTGTVIEFLVDDTIFEVTKYEFNILKKRFKEVAYLNPIISITLEDEAAKLKEVYHFEGGIRQFVEDMNKETALCEVVAFSDKVDGVEVDIALMYNDTYIEKTLSFVNNIRTIDGGTHEAGFKAGLTRSISKYLSENAAAREKDTKITGDDVREGLIAVVSVKVPEPQFEGQTKGKLGSSYVRPIAQKLTGDNLDKYFEENPVHAKAIMEKALMAARGREAAKKARELTRKKDSMSVGTLPGKLADCQSKDPAIKELYLVEGDSAGGSAKQGRDRVYQAILPLKGKILNVEKSRLDKILKSDEIRNIITALGCGIGEDFDEEKIRYHKIIIMTDADVDGSHIQTLLLTFFFRFLRPIVEKGYLYIAQPPLYRYKKGKNEIYLKDNGALSSYLIENGLESFEFEGMGYNDLLDLFKQVARYRAMLEQLAKRYSLIEVLKHLIENSDLVNLEYSLLYEKVKEFLEVRGYNILSKTVLDDRIQLFVQTNEGLEELIIDDELFASPYFSESTFIYTKLKDRDLTLFDGRDLIELLEEIEALAKKGAYIQRYKGLGEMNPEQLWETTMTPENRRLLRVKIEDAEAASDTFTLFMGDEVEPRRNYIESHAKDVEHLDV, from the coding sequence ATGTCAGAATATGGTGCTAGTAATATTAAAGTTTTAAAAGGTCTTGAAGCTGTTAGAAAAAGACCCGGTATGTATATTGGAGACACAAATGTAAATGGTCTTCATCACTTAATATATGAAGTTGTTGATAACTCTATTGATGAAGCTATGGCGGGATTTTGTAGAAATATAAAAATTACTCTTACGAAAGATGGTTGGGCAAGAATAGAAGATGATGGGAGAGGTATTCCAACTGCAATTCACCCAACAGAAGGAATTAGTGCTGCAACTGTTGCTTTAACTGTACTTCATGCTGGTGGAAAATTTGATAAAGATACATACAAAGTTTCTGGTGGACTTCACGGAGTTGGGGTTTCAGTTGTAAATGCTCTATCAAAACATCTTAAAATGACAATTTATAGAGAAGGAAAAATTCACTATCAAGAATTTAGAGAAGGAATTCCTCAAGGAACATTAGAAATAATTGGAGATAGTCCAAGAAAAACCGGAACAGTTATTGAATTTTTAGTTGATGATACTATATTTGAAGTTACAAAATATGAATTTAATATATTAAAAAAGAGATTTAAAGAAGTTGCTTACTTAAATCCAATAATATCTATTACACTTGAAGATGAAGCTGCAAAATTAAAAGAAGTTTATCATTTTGAAGGTGGAATAAGACAATTTGTTGAAGATATGAATAAAGAAACAGCTTTATGTGAAGTTGTAGCTTTTAGTGATAAAGTTGATGGTGTAGAAGTTGATATTGCTTTAATGTATAACGACACATATATTGAAAAAACTCTATCTTTTGTAAATAATATTAGAACTATTGATGGTGGAACACATGAAGCTGGATTTAAAGCAGGACTTACAAGAAGTATTTCAAAATACTTAAGTGAAAATGCAGCAGCAAGAGAGAAAGATACAAAAATTACTGGAGATGATGTAAGAGAAGGACTTATAGCAGTTGTTTCTGTAAAAGTTCCAGAACCACAATTTGAAGGGCAAACAAAAGGAAAATTAGGTAGTTCTTATGTAAGACCTATTGCTCAAAAATTAACTGGTGATAATTTAGATAAATATTTTGAAGAAAATCCAGTTCATGCAAAAGCTATAATGGAAAAAGCATTGATGGCAGCAAGAGGAAGAGAAGCTGCTAAAAAGGCAAGAGAATTAACTAGAAAAAAAGATTCTATGAGTGTTGGAACACTTCCTGGAAAACTTGCAGATTGTCAAAGTAAAGATCCAGCTATAAAAGAACTTTACTTAGTTGAGGGAGATTCTGCTGGAGGTTCAGCAAAACAAGGAAGAGATAGAGTTTATCAAGCTATTTTACCGTTAAAAGGAAAAATTTTAAATGTTGAAAAATCAAGACTTGATAAAATTTTAAAATCAGATGAAATTAGAAATATAATTACAGCTTTAGGTTGTGGAATTGGTGAAGATTTTGATGAAGAAAAAATCAGATACCATAAAATAATTATTATGACAGATGCCGATGTTGATGGTAGCCATATTCAAACTTTACTTTTAACATTCTTCTTTAGATTTTTAAGACCAATAGTTGAAAAAGGGTATCTATATATTGCTCAACCACCACTTTATAGATATAAAAAAGGTAAAAATGAGATTTATTTAAAAGATAATGGAGCTTTATCTTCATATTTAATTGAGAATGGTTTAGAATCATTTGAATTTGAAGGAATGGGATACAATGATTTACTTGATTTATTTAAACAAGTAGCAAGATATAGAGCTATGCTTGAACAACTTGCAAAAAGATATTCTTTGATTGAAGTTTTAAAACATTTAATTGAAAATAGTGATTTAGTAAATTTAGAATATAGTTTATTATATGAAAAAGTAAAAGAGTTCTTAGAAGTAAGAGGGTATAACATACTTTCTAAAACGGTTTTAGATGATAGAATTCAACTTTTTGTTCAAACAAATGAAGGATTAGAAGAACTTATAATAGATGATGAACTTTTTGCATCTCCATACTTTAGTGAATCTACATTTATCTACACTAAATTAAAAGATAGAGATTTAACACTTTTTGATGGACGTGATTTAATAGAACTTCTTGAAGAGATAGAAGCTTTAGCCAAAAAAGGTGCATATATTCAAAGATATAAAGGTCTTGGAGAGATGAATCCAGAACAGCTTTGGGAAACTACTATGACTCCTGAAAATAGAAGACTTTTAAGAGTAAAAATAGAAGATGCAGAAGCTGCTAGTGATACATTCACTTTATTTATGGGTGATGAAGTAGAACCAAGAAGAAACTATATAGAATCTCACGCAAAAGATGTAGAACATCTTGATGTATAA
- the queF gene encoding preQ(1) synthase: MKYGEKEILEFDINNTENFWPNEHNKNYTIDIELPEFMAKCPRSGYPDFATIKIQYIPNKKVIELKALKIYINSFMNRYISHENSANEIFDTLFSKLEPKWLKVIADFKPRGNVHTVIEIDSSKV, translated from the coding sequence ATAAAATATGGTGAAAAAGAGATTTTAGAGTTTGATATAAATAATACTGAGAATTTTTGGCCAAATGAACATAATAAAAATTATACAATAGATATTGAGTTACCAGAATTTATGGCAAAATGTCCAAGAAGTGGTTACCCAGATTTTGCAACTATAAAAATACAATATATCCCAAATAAAAAAGTTATTGAATTAAAAGCTTTAAAAATTTATATAAATTCGTTTATGAATAGATATATTTCTCATGAAAATTCAGCAAATGAGATTTTTGATACACTTTTTTCTAAACTAGAACCAAAATGGCTTAAAGTTATAGCAGATTTTAAACCAAGAGGTAATGTTCATACAGTTATTGAAATAGATAGTTCTAAAGTATAA
- a CDS encoding NAD(P)-binding domain-containing protein — MNSQIFDILIIGAGVAGVSCAIEAKIKNIDNILILEKSDNFFDTVRKFYKDGKRVDRNWKNHIVDIIGNIDFFDTTKDETLNYFENLLKKYNINPLYNNEVEKVIKNSENIFEVYSKTQKYLAKNVIISIGKMGKPNKPDYKIPLEIQKIVNFNLDSCTQNENILVIGGGNSAAEYAYSLVDDKNIVTLAYRQNKFTRLNETNENILKEYERTKGLNIKLGCDILSLEESKTKVLVNFSNGENIVFDRLIYAIGGTTPTDFLKYSGVNFDEYHKAIFDENFETNVKGLFLAGDLAAHNEGSIAIALNHGFNIIDYISKYNL; from the coding sequence ATGAACTCACAAATATTTGATATTTTAATAATTGGAGCAGGAGTAGCAGGTGTTAGCTGTGCGATTGAAGCAAAAATAAAAAATATTGATAATATTTTAATTTTAGAAAAAAGTGATAACTTTTTTGATACTGTAAGAAAATTTTATAAAGATGGTAAAAGAGTAGATAGAAATTGGAAAAACCATATTGTTGATATTATTGGAAATATAGATTTTTTTGATACAACAAAAGACGAAACGCTAAATTACTTTGAAAATCTTTTAAAAAAATACAATATAAATCCTTTGTATAATAATGAAGTAGAAAAAGTAATAAAAAATAGCGAAAATATATTTGAAGTTTATTCAAAAACACAAAAATATTTAGCAAAAAATGTAATTATATCTATTGGAAAAATGGGAAAACCAAATAAACCTGATTATAAAATACCTTTAGAGATACAAAAGATAGTAAATTTTAACCTTGATTCCTGTACACAAAACGAAAATATTTTAGTTATTGGTGGTGGAAATAGTGCAGCTGAGTATGCCTATAGCCTTGTTGATGATAAAAACATTGTAACTTTAGCTTATAGACAAAATAAATTTACAAGATTAAATGAAACAAATGAAAATATATTAAAAGAATATGAAAGAACAAAAGGTTTAAATATAAAATTAGGATGTGATATTCTAAGTTTAGAAGAGTCTAAAACAAAAGTTTTAGTAAACTTTAGTAATGGTGAAAATATTGTTTTTGATAGACTTATTTATGCTATAGGTGGTACAACTCCAACTGACTTTTTAAAATATAGTGGAGTAAACTTTGATGAATATCATAAAGCTATTTTTGACGAAAATTTTGAAACAAATGTAAAAGGTCTATTTTTAGCTGGAGATTTAGCAGCACATAACGAAGGCTCGATAGCTATTGCTTTAAATCATGGTTTTAATATAATAGATTATATTTCAAAATATAATTTGTAG
- a CDS encoding FecCD family ABC transporter permease has product MNKYLFLIIALVVLINSSLFIGNYEISFDNYLNFLKALFGFESNLSKEQYDLLKSIIFDIRLPRIIAAAMIGASLAISGASFQAMFVNPLVSPGILGVLSGASFGAALGMVLGWSWFFINISTFIFGFLAVIFALFISYIYSSAKNMIILVLGGIISSSLFSALLSILKYSADPYDTLPAITYWLMGSLSFSTSSIIWNLTIPMLLGVFILIFLSKYLNALSLGDEEAKALGVDTKKIKIVVILVATFISALSVILAGIIGWIGLIIPHIVRFLFGADNKIVLPLSAIVGAIFLLIVDNTSRIIFSFEIPIGIVTSIIGIPIFILVLKNAKKGF; this is encoded by the coding sequence TTGAATAAATATCTATTTTTGATTATTGCTTTAGTGGTTTTGATAAATAGTTCTCTATTTATTGGCAACTATGAAATTTCATTTGATAACTATTTAAATTTTCTAAAAGCACTATTTGGTTTTGAATCAAATCTATCAAAAGAGCAATATGACTTATTAAAAAGTATTATCTTTGATATTAGATTACCACGAATTATAGCTGCAGCAATGATTGGTGCTTCACTCGCAATTTCAGGAGCTTCTTTTCAAGCTATGTTTGTAAATCCACTTGTTTCTCCTGGAATTTTGGGAGTTTTAAGTGGTGCTTCTTTTGGAGCAGCTTTAGGAATGGTTTTAGGTTGGTCTTGGTTTTTTATAAATATTTCAACCTTTATCTTTGGTTTTTTAGCAGTAATTTTTGCACTTTTTATATCTTATATTTATTCAAGTGCAAAAAATATGATTATTTTAGTTCTTGGTGGAATTATAAGTAGTTCTTTATTCTCTGCTCTTCTTTCAATATTAAAATATAGTGCTGATCCTTATGATACTCTTCCTGCGATTACTTATTGGCTAATGGGAAGTTTATCTTTTAGTACTTCTAGTATAATTTGGAATTTAACTATTCCTATGCTTTTAGGAGTATTTATTTTAATTTTTCTATCAAAATATCTAAATGCCTTAAGTCTTGGAGATGAAGAAGCAAAAGCTTTAGGGGTTGATACAAAAAAGATTAAAATTGTTGTTATTTTAGTGGCTACTTTTATAAGTGCATTGAGTGTTATACTAGCAGGAATTATTGGTTGGATTGGACTTATAATTCCACATATTGTAAGATTTTTATTTGGAGCAGACAATAAAATAGTTCTTCCATTAAGTGCTATAGTAGGAGCTATTTTCTTACTTATTGTTGATAATACCTCAAGAATAATTTTTAGCTTTGAAATTCCAATAGGTATAGTTACATCAATTATTGGAATACCAATATTTATATTAGTTTTGAAAAATGCAAAAAAAGGGTTTTAA
- a CDS encoding class I SAM-dependent methyltransferase — MALVKTNLDELDFSKLYKKQMKKSTFKSKSSGDWDKKAKYFSQNVVNSPYTKEFIGKVDTSDCETLLDVGSGPATISLALAKKLKNVYALDYSPEMLNYANENAKERNIENLTTIHKSWYDNWEDVPNTDIVVASRSMEVKDIKKALQKLNGKANKRVYITTKVGGSFIDKEILEQIKRDIIPRPDYIYLLNTLHSMGIFAKVDFIKTNSSKFDTQNEDEFIQSLKWSLGNMSKKEEKILREYFNTTYKNKKIKESITWAFISWEKEV; from the coding sequence ATGGCACTTGTAAAAACAAATTTAGATGAATTGGATTTTTCAAAATTATATAAAAAACAGATGAAAAAATCTACTTTTAAAAGTAAAAGTAGTGGTGACTGGGATAAAAAAGCAAAATATTTTAGTCAGAATGTTGTAAATAGTCCTTATACAAAAGAGTTTATAGGTAAAGTTGATACAAGCGATTGTGAAACATTACTTGATGTTGGAAGTGGACCAGCAACCATCTCTTTGGCTCTTGCAAAAAAGCTAAAAAATGTTTATGCTCTTGATTATTCACCAGAGATGCTAAACTATGCAAATGAAAATGCAAAAGAGAGAAATATAGAAAATCTTACAACAATTCATAAATCTTGGTATGATAATTGGGAAGATGTACCAAATACTGATATAGTAGTTGCAAGTAGATCAATGGAAGTAAAAGATATAAAAAAAGCTTTACAAAAGCTAAATGGAAAAGCAAATAAAAGAGTTTATATTACTACAAAAGTGGGTGGAAGTTTTATAGATAAAGAGATACTAGAGCAAATCAAAAGAGATATTATTCCAAGACCAGATTATATATATTTACTAAATACTTTACATAGTATGGGAATTTTTGCAAAAGTTGATTTTATTAAAACAAACTCTTCAAAATTTGATACACAAAATGAAGATGAATTTATTCAAAGTTTAAAATGGAGTTTAGGTAATATGTCAAAAAAAGAGGAAAAAATCCTAAGAGAATATTTTAATACTACATATAAAAATAAGAAAATAAAAGAGTCTATAACTTGGGCATTTATTTCATGGGAGAAAGAAGTATGA
- a CDS encoding LLM class flavin-dependent oxidoreductase: MKTALFALFENWENDYQKAITDQIDLVCYAESLGIDEAWLTEHHFNNFSVTPSPIQTASYLLGKTKNIKIGTAGILLPYYNPIKLAEDIATIKAFDDNRFLYGIAKGAFAIYDKTFNADGHTNREVMFEANELIHKLLLEEQVSFKGKFFSCEDISIRPKIKYKFTTFLASESIEAIEKCAKDDFGLIGSLALSKEKMREIFSNFQNFNPNKKLSFRVARGINIGFDKEEIEEETKKSADIFINSMRLSKDTNPTLVKLLTSEYIDIRNKLFCKNRILENSIYGTPKDCIEQIKALKNEFDIEAILLKPLTTSTKRAKEVLNLYIKEVKPYV; the protein is encoded by the coding sequence ATGAAAACTGCACTTTTTGCACTTTTTGAGAATTGGGAAAATGATTACCAAAAAGCTATAACAGACCAAATTGATTTGGTTTGTTATGCTGAAAGTTTGGGTATTGATGAAGCTTGGCTAACAGAACACCATTTTAATAACTTTAGTGTAACTCCATCTCCTATTCAAACAGCATCATATCTATTAGGTAAAACAAAAAATATAAAAATAGGAACAGCTGGAATTTTACTTCCATACTATAACCCTATAAAACTAGCAGAAGATATTGCTACTATAAAAGCTTTTGATGATAATAGATTCTTATATGGTATTGCAAAAGGTGCATTTGCTATATATGATAAAACTTTTAATGCAGATGGTCATACAAATAGAGAAGTTATGTTTGAAGCTAATGAACTTATACATAAGCTTTTACTTGAAGAGCAAGTAAGCTTCAAAGGTAAATTCTTTTCTTGTGAAGATATATCAATTCGACCAAAAATTAAATATAAATTTACGACTTTCTTGGCTTCAGAATCTATTGAAGCTATAGAAAAGTGTGCGAAAGATGATTTTGGACTTATTGGGAGTTTAGCTTTAAGTAAAGAAAAAATGAGAGAAATTTTTTCAAATTTCCAAAATTTTAACCCAAACAAAAAGCTATCATTTAGAGTAGCAAGAGGTATAAATATTGGTTTTGATAAAGAAGAAATAGAAGAAGAAACAAAAAAAAGTGCTGATATATTTATAAATTCTATGAGACTTTCAAAAGATACAAATCCAACTTTGGTAAAACTTCTAACATCTGAGTATATTGATATTAGAAATAAACTTTTTTGTAAAAATAGAATTTTAGAAAACTCTATTTACGGAACTCCAAAAGATTGTATTGAGCAAATAAAAGCTTTAAAAAATGAGTTTGATATAGAAGCAATACTTCTAAAACCACTCACAACTTCTACAAAAAGAGCAAAAGAAGTTTTAAATTTATATATAAAAGAGGTAAAACCATATGTTTAA